From the Micromonospora lupini genome, one window contains:
- the qcrC gene encoding cytochrome bc1 complex diheme cytochrome c subunit produces the protein MTSDNDRRRGLLARLRGRPAARSRGRRRLGAAVRLFAALMLAGGAYTVFAPGAQAQDNPPLTGAAAEGKALFDVSCVTCHGRNAQGVEGRGPSLIGVGAASVEFQVSSGRMPLARQEAQAHRKPPVFTDEQVRQLGQYIQELGGGPVVPGTEENLHGDGNVAAGGELFRINCSQCHAFGGGGGALSSGKFAPSLHPATDRQIYAAMLSGPQNMPVFGDNQITPEQKADIIAYIQETLKTDQDPGGFNLGRYGPSTEGLAIFLVGIVALVFASLWIAGKS, from the coding sequence ATGACTTCTGACAACGACCGCCGACGCGGCCTGCTCGCGCGGTTGCGCGGGCGGCCCGCCGCGCGCAGCAGGGGCCGCCGCCGGCTGGGCGCCGCGGTCCGGCTGTTCGCCGCGCTGATGCTCGCCGGCGGCGCCTACACCGTCTTCGCCCCCGGTGCGCAGGCGCAGGACAATCCGCCGCTGACCGGCGCCGCAGCCGAGGGCAAGGCGCTGTTCGACGTGAGCTGTGTGACCTGCCACGGCCGCAACGCCCAGGGTGTCGAGGGTCGCGGGCCGAGCCTGATCGGCGTCGGCGCGGCCTCGGTCGAGTTCCAGGTCAGCTCGGGCCGCATGCCGCTGGCCCGCCAGGAGGCCCAGGCGCACCGCAAGCCGCCGGTCTTCACCGACGAGCAGGTCCGCCAGCTCGGCCAGTACATCCAGGAGCTGGGTGGCGGCCCGGTCGTCCCGGGCACCGAGGAAAACCTCCACGGGGACGGCAACGTCGCGGCCGGCGGCGAGCTGTTCCGGATCAACTGCTCCCAGTGCCACGCCTTCGGCGGCGGCGGCGGCGCTCTCTCGTCGGGCAAGTTCGCCCCGAGCCTGCACCCGGCGACCGACCGGCAGATCTACGCGGCGATGCTGAGCGGCCCGCAGAACATGCCGGTGTTCGGCGACAACCAGATCACGCCGGAGCAGAAGGCCGACATCATCGCCTACATCCAGGAGACGCTGAAGACCGACCAGGACCCGGGCGGGTTCAACCTCGGTCGGTACGGGCCGTCCACCGAGGGCCTGGCGATCTTCCTGGTTGGCATTGTGGCGCTCGTGTTCGCTAGCCTGTGGATTGCGGGTAAGTCGTGA
- the ctaE gene encoding aa3-type cytochrome oxidase subunit III codes for MTAAPAIDKSRIHSLTRPNMVSVGTIVWLSSELMFFAALFAMYFSIRAAAPEQWEKHTESLNIPYATTFTVILVLSSVTCQLGVFAAEKGDVHALRRWFTVTFVMGLIFVLGQVNEYRHLVEDGVRINGDGYGSMFYLTTGFHGLHVTGGLIAFIIFMVRTTMGRFTPAQATSAIVVSYYWHFVDVVWIGLYAMIYWLQ; via the coding sequence GTGACTGCGGCCCCAGCCATTGACAAGAGCCGGATCCACTCTCTGACGCGACCCAACATGGTCAGCGTCGGGACGATCGTGTGGCTCTCCAGCGAACTCATGTTCTTCGCGGCGCTCTTCGCGATGTACTTCTCGATCCGCGCGGCTGCGCCGGAGCAGTGGGAGAAGCACACCGAGTCGCTGAACATCCCGTACGCGACCACCTTCACGGTGATCCTCGTGCTGTCCTCGGTGACCTGCCAGCTCGGCGTCTTCGCGGCGGAGAAGGGTGACGTGCACGCGCTGCGCCGCTGGTTCACCGTCACCTTCGTGATGGGCCTGATCTTCGTGCTCGGCCAGGTGAACGAGTACCGCCACCTGGTGGAGGACGGCGTCAGGATCAACGGCGACGGCTACGGCTCGATGTTCTACCTGACGACCGGCTTCCACGGCCTGCACGTGACCGGCGGTCTGATCGCCTTCATCATCTTCATGGTCCGCACGACCATGGGCCGGTTCACGCCGGCGCAGGCGACCTCGGCGATCGTCGTGTCGTACTACTGGCACTTCGTCGACGTCGTGTGGATCGGGCTGTACGCCATGATCTACTGGCTTCAGTGA
- a CDS encoding cytochrome c oxidase assembly protein has translation MLHVDPILAATSAVPADVFAATVAGPSTLAAGAEATPPPFTVGAVLTETRLDSWLALGLVLAAGLYLYGVHRLRVRGDRWPIARTAFFLGPGLGGIALVTVSGLHAYDTTLLSVHMVQHMVLSMVSPIFLALGAPMTLALRTLPVGPRKRLLAIVHSRVARVYSFPLVAFAIFVVNPFALYFSDLYRFTLEHAWAHELVHAHFIMTGCVFFWPLLGLDPLPGRWPYPARALLMLLSVPFHTVLGLTIMQSTTLFGGDWYPSLHLSWADPKADQVVAGGILWAGGEFVSVTMLAVLVVQWVKQSEREARRVDRELDRQEARDRAADAATT, from the coding sequence GTGCTGCACGTCGATCCGATCCTCGCCGCCACCTCGGCCGTCCCGGCCGATGTGTTCGCGGCCACTGTGGCAGGCCCGTCCACGCTCGCCGCCGGGGCCGAGGCGACCCCGCCACCGTTCACCGTCGGCGCGGTGCTGACCGAGACCCGGCTGGACAGCTGGCTGGCCCTCGGCCTGGTGCTCGCCGCCGGCCTCTACCTCTACGGGGTGCACCGGTTGCGCGTCCGCGGGGACCGCTGGCCGATCGCCCGTACGGCGTTCTTCCTCGGGCCCGGCCTCGGCGGCATCGCCCTGGTCACGGTCAGCGGCCTGCACGCGTACGACACCACGCTGCTGTCGGTGCACATGGTCCAGCACATGGTGCTCTCCATGGTGTCGCCGATCTTCCTGGCGCTGGGCGCGCCGATGACGCTGGCCCTGCGGACCCTGCCGGTCGGGCCGCGCAAGCGCCTCCTGGCGATCGTGCACAGCCGCGTCGCCCGGGTCTACAGCTTTCCGCTGGTGGCGTTCGCCATCTTCGTGGTCAACCCGTTCGCGCTGTACTTCAGCGACCTGTACCGCTTCACCCTGGAACACGCCTGGGCGCACGAGCTGGTGCACGCGCACTTCATCATGACCGGCTGCGTGTTCTTCTGGCCGCTGCTCGGCCTCGACCCGCTCCCGGGCCGCTGGCCGTACCCGGCGCGGGCCCTGTTGATGCTGCTCTCCGTGCCGTTCCACACCGTGCTCGGGCTCACCATCATGCAGAGCACCACCCTCTTCGGCGGCGACTGGTACCCGTCGCTCCACCTGAGCTGGGCCGACCCCAAGGCCGACCAGGTGGTCGCCGGGGGCATCCTCTGGGCCGGCGGCGAGTTCGTCAGTGTGACCATGCTCGCGGTGCTCGTCGTGCAGTGGGTGAAGCAGTCCGAGCGGGAGGCCCGCCGGGTCGACCGCGAGCTGGACCGCCAGGAGGCCCGCGACCGCGCCGCCGACGCCGCGACGACCTGA
- the trpD gene encoding anthranilate phosphoribosyltransferase has translation MGDRTWPHLLNSLVRGEELSTADTAWAMGEIMAGSAGAAQVAGFAVALRAKGETSAELAGLVETMLSRAVPVDLPDELRSTALDVVGTGGDLAHTVNISTMAALVVAGAGVRVVKHGNRAASSLCGTADLLEFLGVPLDLDPDAIVRCVTEAGIGFCFAARFHPGMRHTGPVRRELGVPTVFNFLGPLTNPARPRAGAVGCFDARMASVMAGVFAARGDSVLVMRGEDGLDEFTTAAPTRVWAAQGGTVREAVLDATDLGVPRSTLGDLRGGDAAYNAGVARRLLAGETGPVRDAVLVNAAAALATQGPLDGDLTEALRAGLDRAAESIDSGAAAATLDRWIETATTAETAATA, from the coding sequence ATGGGCGATCGGACCTGGCCGCACCTGCTCAACTCGCTGGTGCGCGGCGAGGAGCTGTCCACCGCCGACACCGCCTGGGCGATGGGCGAGATCATGGCCGGCTCGGCGGGCGCGGCGCAGGTCGCCGGCTTCGCCGTGGCCCTGAGAGCCAAGGGCGAGACCTCGGCCGAGCTGGCCGGCCTGGTGGAGACGATGTTGAGCCGGGCCGTCCCGGTCGACCTCCCCGACGAGTTGCGCTCGACCGCTCTGGACGTGGTGGGCACCGGCGGCGACCTCGCCCACACGGTCAACATCTCCACCATGGCCGCGCTTGTCGTGGCGGGCGCCGGCGTCCGGGTCGTCAAGCACGGCAACCGGGCGGCGTCCTCCCTGTGCGGCACCGCCGACCTGCTGGAGTTCCTCGGCGTCCCGCTCGACCTCGACCCGGACGCCATCGTGCGCTGCGTCACCGAGGCAGGCATCGGGTTCTGCTTCGCCGCCCGGTTCCACCCGGGGATGCGGCACACCGGGCCGGTCCGCCGCGAGCTGGGCGTCCCCACCGTGTTCAACTTCCTCGGCCCGTTGACCAACCCGGCCCGACCCCGCGCCGGCGCCGTCGGTTGCTTCGACGCACGGATGGCGTCGGTGATGGCCGGCGTGTTCGCCGCCCGGGGCGACTCGGTGCTGGTGATGCGCGGCGAGGACGGGCTGGACGAGTTCACCACCGCCGCGCCGACCCGGGTGTGGGCGGCGCAGGGCGGCACCGTACGCGAGGCCGTGCTGGACGCGACCGACCTGGGGGTACCCCGGTCCACCCTCGGTGACCTGCGCGGCGGTGACGCCGCGTACAACGCCGGCGTGGCCCGTCGCCTGCTCGCCGGTGAGACCGGTCCGGTCCGCGACGCGGTGCTTGTCAACGCGGCGGCGGCGCTGGCGACCCAGGGTCCGCTGGACGGTGACCTGACCGAGGCGCTGCGGGCCGGCCTGGACCGTGCCGCCGAGTCCATCGACTCGGGCGCGGCGGCTGCCACCCTGGACCGCTGGATCGAGA